The Centroberyx gerrardi isolate f3 chromosome 13, fCenGer3.hap1.cur.20231027, whole genome shotgun sequence genome contains the following window.
AATGATAGATAATGACACAGCTGTGGTCAGTTTGGAGTCCTTTGAAATAAGGTATTGAAAAAATGGTCATTAGTCTTGGGTAGAATGGTCAGAAAGTTTCCAGGTAGCCTTGAAAAACATTCATCTTTATACTCAGATGCAGTTTACCAgtacacaggatgtgatgcgACTTCCCCTGGTGCTGTTTAGGGGGAGCAGCTCTGTAGAAACCTACAGTAGTTTGGTTCTTAGGGGAAAGGCGGAGAGCATGAGAGCCTGCCTCCCATAACCAGCCTCCTCTCAACACTGATCAAACCTATTCTCACTACACTACAGTGACCCTGCACCTACACTTAgccatgtacactaccagtcaaaagtttggacacacctgattgaatgtactatgtttttccatcacgaggcaaattcaggtcagtcaggcagtcagtcagtgagtcagtcagtcagtcaggcagtcagtcagtgagtcagtcagtcagtcaggcagtcagtcagtgagtcaggcagtcagtcaggcagtcaggcagtcagtcagtgagtcaggcagtcaggcagtcagtcagtcaggtaacgcttagtgagatgatgcgcttcgtcagatggcctctagagggcgtttttggctgtgagatgcagtgtttcatacagaggcacaaaatcaaaagttggtcaaagttggtatagaaatggatctaaatcaatctctaatgcgcctgatgttgCATCacatttggagatgtacagacagcagaccagcagcactgaactcaatccacagagtctcccggggtgaaaacaaaagtgaaacttagcattccacagtcagtaacggggatttgcagacagtaactcctcttcgctgccctacaaactttaaacggtaggtgacgttaccttgtggtattttagaaacgttagtggaattaggtaatttaaccgtgtcgcagtgcttcagtgcatacaATTGAACACAGGcgctgtgtgtctgtacaggatctgtgcttgttcattcttttaaagccattttgatctaaaggcttatgcttaaatgcgtGAAATTTGTTtgttagacaaatataaatagtgtagttgatgcctatgtatgaatttctttccaaagcctttgcctttccatcaaggcaaagggcgactactttaaagaagctaaaatataagatagttttgatttgatgttgATTTTAGTTTTGAACactactattattctaaaatgtgaaaaatagtaaaaataaagaaaaatgtgtgtgtccaaacttttgactagtaGTGTACATAGTCTGCAACATCACATAAAATAACTTCTGACCTCACCATCACTCGCAGCAATGGGGTATCGAACCCCTCTGGCTTGAAGTGGATTGCTCAGCAGTTCACAAACCAAATTGTATCAGCAAAACATAGCTATGCCATATGATTGTATAAACTCCTATCTCGGTACAGAGATGGATTTCCATTCCACCCCAACTGATGTCCTTTATTTTCAGCCAGAGCCACTGACTTCTCTCATCACAGATCCCTCACTCCCTGAGTAAAATGGTAGCAGATGTGGCTACAAACCTACAGCACCCAGCCTCCACAGGGTGCAGCCTGGCTTCACAGCCTCAGCTGTTAGCTCAGTGTATCTAGGCTTCCTCCTTTCATGCGCCTCATCTGCAGCATCTTCCCAGGACACACTGAGCTCTTCAAAGTATGCTTTAGGTAGAGAATGAATCCGTTCATTCACTCTCGAGCGCTGCTGCTATGGGCTGCGACACTTAGTTATGCCgctgaggaaaggaaggaaattgATAGACGCAGTTTGTGCATGAAGAGTCGTCACAGTGTGTGCTTGATAAGTGGGGTTAAGAGCTTCACACATCTTCTCATCAACGGGTATTTGCATGTCCTTCACACAGTACCAGTGGTGCAGTCAGGGGCATATGAATTGACTTAGCACATCTCTCTATATGGTAATGCAGTCTTTCTCAGAGGGTTTCCCCATGTCCTCACCCACCGCTACACCGCGGCACACTACATGATGTTGCTTACTGTTCCTCCCACAGTGTCATAGCTGTCCCCCTCGCGGCGCAGTCTGCTTCCAGATCCAGTGGCCCTCTGGACCTCTGGACTTCCGGTCCCATGTTAAAGGAGAAAACCCTCGGCAGGCCTACGAGGGACTCTCCACCTTCACGTTGGTGACAGTAGCCATGAAACACCTCTGGAACAGCCGCTCGGGGTCCGGCGGCTGGTTGTCGCAGTCCAGCTTCCTGCTCATGAAGTGTTTCCTGAAGCCCTGCGGACCCGTGGCATGGCTGGGCCCCTCGCTGGGATCTGGTGCTggacagtgcacacacacacacacacacacacacacacacgagcgaACTTTCAAGGTGATTGACAGCTTTataccgcacacacacaaaagagaaaTGACTAACCTATTCAGTACAGAGCTGAATTCCAAAAACACTTGATAGCAGAGATTTTCTGAGAAATCAAGGCTGTCAGAGAGGGCGCCTTGGAGAGTACCTGCTTTCGATAATTATTATCTACTTTAGGCAGTCCCATCATTCACTCTTAGCTGACTCCTCAACCGACCTGGCGCTCTGAGTGGTAGGCCGTTGTCAAGACGACTGGGCTTAGTGGCGATGAAGAGGtagcagaggacacacacagtgatgagGAAGGCCAGGAGCACCACCGCTGCAATGGACAGACCCACCAGAGCGCCGATACtgagtggaggggaggagaggagggaataAGATGATGTGCAGGGAATGGAAAGAGAATattgggagggagggggatagGGGGCAAAGGTTAAAacatggagagaaggagagtgggGGGAAAAGGCAGTGAGATCAAGTGTACTTAACAAAAGCTTCTCACAGATGGAAAGAGATACAGGAAAAGAtcactggctttttttttaaccattttttaaGCATTCAGTACATATAGCtcagaaacaaatgaaaaatgtatatggtgATGTATAGCTCAGAATATCACCCCGAGGCAAAAGAATGGTCCAGCTCTCCTGACTGAGCACGCCTCCCataaaagagtgaaagagtgtgGACACAGTGGATTTCAACAACCACCACTTGCTTTTGTCGGTTTGCAGCAGTCCATCAGGAACATATGGGGTACAGAAATAGTGGAGAGTGATCAATTGCAGGCTGGGGAACCCAGAAAGGCAAAGGGGGAGGTCACAGATTTTCTGTCAAGGCTGACCCACTGGGGAATAGAATCTGACAAGTGGGTGGTTCGGTTTGAAACAGGTGCTGCTGCCTAAACTGCTGGatattgtcaaaaaaaaaaaaaaaaaaaaaaattcaacaagCAATCTTAAGAAAACCTAATTTTCATAGTGTTAATTAGTTCATCTGTTGATTCTGATTAGTTATCCAATTCCAATTAGTTATCCATTTCACTTCGCCTTACATCGCCTATATGATTTATTTCAATAGAGAAATAATTAAGGTTATAGCCAAagaggaataaaaataaatgatagcCTACAATAAACGCCAAATGGCAGTTTAAAACTCCCAAATGAAGTGTCGTGAGCGTGCCTTACCTCAGCCACCACATATATCCATATTCATACGGGAAAAAGCTGTTGGGATCATCGCAGCAGTACTTAATGTCGTTAAATCCGCAGCAGAAGACCGCGGCGGCGTCGTTTCCAGGTTTGGGGCAGGAGAAGCCGTCCACAAACACGCTGTCTGCGCTGTAGTAACTGCTGCATTCACCACTCATGCTGCTGCCAGGATCACTCcggcggaaaaaaaaaaaaacccaaaacaaatatTCAGAGAAATGATCCCTCAAACGTGGAGTCTCCCAGGTAGCATCAGTTTGAGAAGTGCATTCTGCAATGAGACAATTAGGAGAGTGTGGTGTTTCTTCATCTGCTGTATGTTTCCCAGTGAAGGAGCAGCGAACCTAGGTGGAAAACTTTGATgaagatctctctctccctctctctctctctctctctctctctctctctctcccctccacacacacaccagcaggcaCGCACGTACACGCACGTTGCATTGTTTGGCAAATCCCAAGAGATTAAGTGTccttcaagaaaaaacaaatacaatttctctgttttgtttattttcctctcACATTATAAGCTACTGTAGTTTAGATGGGAACGGGCAGAAAACTCTCTCCAGGTGGAAGTATGATCACTACTTTGACACACAGTATTTGACACAGTATTGGACATTAATGCTGTTTGTTGTCCCTCATTATTGACAGAAGAGGCAGCTCCAGTATCCCCAGTATTTAAGATAAGAACCGTCCATCTTGGGGTGTAGCCTACTGGAAAGGTAATCTGACAAGTATGAATTACTGCTCCAGTAATAATCATATTGCTTTTGAAATGAGCAAGGAGTTGTTGAATTATAGATTACTTTTTAGTAATAAGGCCAACAGTGCAGACCTACAGAAAAGGGTCAGTAAGGTCTGTAAACACCATCAGCATTGAAACAATGAAAAGCAAATGATGTAGGATATGTTGGATGAATCATCAGCTTCagtctgatatttagaggggtGATAGCAAAagcaattatttattttgtccatTGGTAGCTGTAACCAGTGACATTTAAATAGTAATTTCTTACACAACCACTGGTGAAAGTATCAACACCGCTGTGAGGCTGGTCTGCACTGACAGAGATGATGTCAAACGCAATATTTACTAATTCGCTATATACCATGCACTGCATGGTTTCAGACTGACAAAATTATAATGAAAACCTCCccccctttgtgtgtgtgtgtgtgtgtgtgtatgagagagagagagagagagagagagagagagagagaaagagagaaagatgcgAGTTACCAGAAACACTTTCTTTAGCTATAACTGAAACAGCATGGATTTGCCCTTTGTTCAACTTGTGATGTGCCCTTTTCACTTGATGCTGTGTTTCAGTAAAGTTAGAAATCTATCCAGGTAGACACTCAACTCCATCTTAAAGCCTTACTTTACACTAAGAGGAAATCATGACCCGTGATCACAAAATCATTAACAACCTTTTGGATGCTAAAGTTCAGGAAAACATTGTAGGAGTCCACCAAGTCTCCAGGCTGCCCATCCATACCGAGAAGTGATGTTTTATCCAGAGGAGCTGACAGTGCCAGTGAGAACCAGCTGGCAGTGTTAGCACCATGTTTTACACTGAGCTATCTTTGTTTTCTAGTTTTCTCCTACCTTGGGAGAGGGTTGTCCACTCAAtgagtggcattcccctttaacatGGAGATACAGCTGAATCCAAATGCTATCCATTTTAGAAACAATCATTCAAAACAACACATATGATCATTCAACACATAATTATTTTTAAACAGATGTCTTAAGATGATTCATAACTTCTAttgtaacccataatgtgctttactttcatgatagcaatcattttgtaatcaTGTTGTAAGAGTTGTTTAAATGGTCATATCTCACATTCAAGCTATTGAAACTTCAAGCTATTGATGGCTAATTTCAAACTACTGAAACGTGTTTAAAGGAAGCAGAAGGGTGTGGCCACCAGCTTCTTTTACCATTGCTAACAAATGTTTACAGAAGGCTGCTGCCATTTCTAACACTTTCCGCACGTTAATGAAGTCAGTGATTGCTCAGACTACTAACCAAATTATCTCAAAATCCTGAATTTTTACTTCATTCAAACAAGGTCAGACAGTTCAGAACAGATTGAGCATATTTAGTATACAATTGCCTCTCAGTGAGGGAAAGAATTTAAATTCTGGAGTCCTCTCCAATTCTACGACCATCTAATAATGGAAAAGTTCAATTAAGATGTGCCCGATGTAATAATCATAGTATATTCACCTTAGCAATGCTGTCATTCATTTGGTAATCCCTAACAAATGAAATAAGGCCAAAAGGTTGTTACTGGAGACGCAAAGGTTTGTTTATAATTATAAACCATTTTTTATGAATGTCATGTAACCAAAATGTCACATCCTGTCTCGAAGTAAAAGATGAAGATTTAATGTGTCATCTTTCCAGTGTGGAGTGTTGTGCCTGGTTCCTTCTATGTAAGTATCAACCAAGCCTGTCCTTTGGGTTTATATCAGGATAATTCCAGAAATACACACTGCTCCCCTGTAACAAATACATGTAGCTACAGCACTGAGGCAAGCAGGTTTTAAAGTGTATACATCAGAAAACCAATACAAAGGGTGTTGTGAAATGTCAAAATTACATGGGTTTTGGAGATGCTTTTTTCCTGGAACGTAGCCTTTTGAAGTTAAAAGAAGATGATCACTGAGTGAGAAATAGAAATGAGtgacaagagagagggaaagagtgattGAGCCCTTGGGATGAGCCACAAAGAGAAAGGTCTTTATTTATGGAACAATTACTGCAAATGAATATTTCAGAGGAGAAAACTTATGGACAGAGAAATTATCAGAGGGGCAGCCCGCAACCAGCAAGGACCTTTCCATCCTTTGACTACCAGCCCTGTTGAGGTAAAGGTCGTTCTTGCTTCATTCGAGAGAATACAGCGGAGAATCGCAGAAGTGATGGGCAGAAGTGACAGAGGGGATGACAAGTGATAAAGGTCAATCATTGGATTTGAACCTTTGGCATTACCAGTAGTATGTGACTCACCAGGACACCTTATATGTCGAACAGTGTGAGGATTGCAATTTTCAAAGACAGAGAGGTGACAATGATCAGGCGCTGTACTCTCCAAATCTCCTGCGGTAGGTGCCTGTCTGGATTCTGTAAAACATGACCACTTGTCTAAATAATCTCATTGACTCTGAAAGATATGCTCTGATTCTCTATCAGCATCTGAACTCAAGAGACTGGAGAACAGCCCAGATGGGTGGAAAGGTGACCTGGTAGCCGGAgagacaccaaaaaaaaaagcgccAAAGGGAAAGCCTCACATGGTTCTGCACTAGTGTGCGGTGCATTCCCGGTACGGTATATAATCA
Protein-coding sequences here:
- the LOC139926132 gene encoding protein shisa-like-2A, which codes for MSGECSSYYSADSVFVDGFSCPKPGNDAAAVFCCGFNDIKYCCDDPNSFFPYEYGYMWWLSIGALVGLSIAAVVLLAFLITVCVLCYLFIATKPSRLDNGLPLRAPAPDPSEGPSHATGPQGFRKHFMSRKLDCDNQPPDPERLFQRCFMATVTNVKVESPS